From Enterococcus wangshanyuanii, the proteins below share one genomic window:
- a CDS encoding DUF1433 domain-containing protein, translating to MEKKKNNDMKMDVQKKRIEKYIKYNYEDINIITFTDSKRVPTGGTYIHGYVNNDKKLSFTAWLTPEVFQGQFSYDLDGLGKKIKFDKEKSIENIEREE from the coding sequence ATGGAAAAGAAAAAAAATAACGACATGAAAATGGATGTGCAAAAAAAGCGGATTGAAAAATACATAAAATATAATTATGAAGATATCAACATTATAACATTCACTGATTCAAAAAGAGTTCCTACGGGAGGAACTTACATACACGGTTATGTAAACAATGACAAGAAATTAAGTTTTACCGCATGGTTAACACCAGAAGTGTTTCAAGGGCAATTTTCATATGATTTAGACGGTCTAGGCAAAAAAATTAAATTTGATAAAGAAAAAAGTATAGAAAATATAGAGAGAGAAGAATAG
- a CDS encoding DUF1433 domain-containing protein → MKNNKVFISVVLVMLLLTGGLFIEKKKNDDMKLDVQKKRIEEYIKYNYEAINSITFTDSKRVPTGGTYINGYINNDTSMDFSGWLTPDTFEGNFDSSLQFENLSKFEKNVTPKEIETSKESITN, encoded by the coding sequence ATGAAAAATAATAAGGTTTTTATTTCCGTTGTACTAGTTATGCTCCTATTAACTGGTGGACTATTCATAGAAAAGAAGAAAAATGATGACATGAAATTGGATGTGCAAAAAAAGCGGATTGAAGAATACATAAAGTATAATTATGAAGCTATCAACTCAATAACATTTACAGACTCAAAAAGAGTTCCCACAGGAGGAACTTACATAAATGGATATATAAATAATGACACATCTATGGATTTTTCTGGATGGCTTACACCTGATACATTTGAAGGAAATTTCGATTCAAGTTTACAATTCGAAAATTTAAGTAAATTTGAAAAGAATGTGACACCTAAAGAAATAGAAACCTCAA
- the recF gene encoding DNA replication/repair protein RecF (All proteins in this family for which functions are known are DNA-binding proteins that assist the filamentation of RecA onto DNA for the initiation of recombination or recombinational repair.): MRLNEITVQHYRNYDGLTLDFPKTLNIFLGENAQGKTNLLESIYVLAMTRSHRTSNEKELIHWDSDSAKISGVIEKKTGTVPLEIIISTKGRKTKVNHIEQKRLSSYIGQLNVILFAPEDLSLVKGSPQLRRKFIDMELGQVNPIYLYDLVQYQSVLKQRNQYLKQLAEKKQSDLVYLDILTEQLAEFGGKVLFARLEFIKKLEHWANLLHKKISHEKENLSIEYFSSIPLDKENFSLEELQKQLLQSVNESRKRELFKANTFLGPHRDDLIFNVNGQNVQTYGSQGQQRTTALSVKLAEIDLMYSETGEYPVLLLDDVMSELDNERQLHLLETIEGKVQTFLTTTSLDHLNNKLTVEPDIFYVHQGEIEREASI, translated from the coding sequence ATGAGACTGAATGAAATCACAGTGCAGCATTATCGCAATTATGATGGGCTGACATTGGATTTCCCGAAAACATTGAATATTTTTTTAGGAGAGAACGCACAAGGAAAAACCAATCTCCTAGAAAGTATCTATGTACTGGCGATGACCCGCAGCCACCGAACCAGCAATGAAAAAGAGTTGATTCACTGGGATTCAGATTCCGCAAAAATCAGCGGTGTTATCGAAAAAAAGACCGGCACAGTTCCATTGGAGATCATTATTTCGACCAAAGGGCGCAAAACCAAGGTCAATCATATTGAACAAAAGCGGTTGAGCTCTTACATAGGTCAGCTGAATGTGATCTTATTTGCGCCGGAAGATTTATCTCTGGTCAAAGGCTCACCGCAACTGCGCCGTAAATTCATCGATATGGAATTAGGGCAGGTCAATCCGATTTATTTATATGATCTTGTCCAGTACCAATCTGTTTTAAAGCAACGGAATCAGTATTTAAAACAATTAGCTGAGAAAAAACAGTCAGATCTGGTTTATTTAGATATCTTAACTGAACAGCTGGCAGAATTTGGCGGAAAAGTCTTGTTTGCTCGTTTAGAGTTCATCAAGAAGTTAGAACACTGGGCGAATTTACTGCATAAGAAAATCAGCCATGAAAAAGAAAATCTGTCGATCGAGTATTTTTCAAGTATTCCATTAGATAAAGAAAATTTTTCACTAGAAGAACTGCAAAAACAATTACTGCAAAGCGTAAATGAAAGCCGTAAACGAGAATTGTTCAAAGCTAATACGTTTTTAGGTCCTCATCGTGATGATCTGATTTTTAATGTCAACGGTCAAAACGTCCAGACTTACGGATCACAAGGACAACAAAGAACGACTGCGTTAAGCGTGAAGCTTGCAGAAATTGATTTAATGTATTCAGAAACAGGAGAATATCCTGTTCTGTTATTGGATGACGTCATGAGTGAATTGGACAATGAACGGCAATTACACCTACTAGAAACGATTGAAGGAAAGGTCCAGACATTTTTAACCACTACAAGTTTGGATCATTTAAACAATAAATTAACTGTTGAGCCGGATATATTTTATGTTCATCAGGGAGAGATAGAGAGGGAAGCATCTATATGA
- a CDS encoding lipase family protein, whose product MTQLTDEQYFSLSESIYDNDMLSPGKAIKSSDGVWWVVINSVNQSESDLQGVAVVPKSEYDKMQAGKISNYPNVTFVSRGTSSLKDWEQNLSTLGVGFKPSEIREASNNSLANRVSNQFLGYEDFVNETLSQFKPKNYDFTGHSLGGALAQYMAVLKNKNAVTYAAARAYRILPKDYQVKVDAGEYDNQIIDYRHSWDPVGYIPKGKRIGKCFLVDSEYLDMLIGSHMPNTFKNIFRKNGAINIMLSPDFMRDTAGIHGLISEEYRDAKRALLAYLDYENDEMERLKSEIIGNEEFSELETHEIEDVIQEIFPHGSGMNVSLVDDGTVEEICHLIDTLSNQIEEKANQLMASANIAEKADAYTKGMFDKVFT is encoded by the coding sequence ATGACACAACTAACAGACGAACAATATTTTTCTTTATCAGAGTCTATATATGACAATGATATGTTGTCACCTGGAAAAGCAATAAAAAGTAGTGATGGAGTATGGTGGGTTGTAATCAACTCCGTAAATCAATCTGAAAGTGATCTACAAGGAGTCGCAGTCGTTCCAAAATCTGAGTATGATAAAATGCAAGCTGGAAAAATTTCTAATTATCCCAATGTTACTTTTGTCTCAAGAGGAACTAGCTCTTTAAAAGATTGGGAACAAAATTTATCTACTTTAGGTGTGGGGTTTAAACCTTCTGAAATTAGAGAAGCTAGTAATAATTCTTTAGCTAATCGAGTGAGCAATCAATTTTTAGGCTACGAAGATTTTGTCAACGAGACGCTAAGTCAATTTAAACCTAAAAATTATGATTTTACAGGACATAGTTTAGGTGGTGCCTTAGCTCAATATATGGCTGTTTTAAAAAATAAAAATGCTGTGACTTATGCTGCAGCGAGAGCATATCGTATTTTACCTAAAGATTATCAAGTAAAGGTTGATGCGGGAGAATATGATAATCAAATCATTGATTATCGTCATTCATGGGACCCGGTTGGGTATATACCAAAAGGAAAACGAATCGGGAAATGCTTTTTAGTAGATAGTGAGTATTTGGATATGCTGATAGGCAGTCATATGCCGAATACATTCAAGAATATTTTTCGTAAAAATGGAGCAATCAATATTATGTTGTCTCCTGATTTCATGAGAGATACTGCAGGAATTCATGGTTTGATCAGTGAAGAATATCGCGATGCCAAACGAGCATTACTTGCTTATTTGGATTATGAAAATGATGAAATGGAACGTTTAAAAAGTGAAATTATCGGAAATGAAGAATTTTCTGAACTAGAAACACATGAAATAGAAGATGTTATACAGGAAATTTTTCCTCATGGCAGTGGAATGAATGTTTCTTTGGTGGACGACGGAACAGTTGAAGAAATTTGTCATCTGATCGATACTCTTTCGAATCAAATAGAAGAAAAAGCTAATCAATTGATGGCTTCCGCAAATATAGCAGAAAAAGCAGATGCTTATACTAAAGGAATGTTTGACAAAGTATTTACATAA
- the yaaA gene encoding S4 domain-containing protein YaaA produces the protein MKKTLVLETDYMTLGQVLKEVDVISSGGQAKWYLAENSVFVDGELENRRGRKLYAGMMIEIPEEGTFFMVKKGEAADETE, from the coding sequence TTGAAAAAGACACTCGTTTTAGAAACTGATTACATGACACTGGGGCAGGTCTTAAAAGAAGTCGATGTGATAAGCAGCGGCGGTCAAGCAAAATGGTACCTAGCTGAGAACAGTGTGTTCGTTGATGGGGAATTAGAGAATCGCCGCGGTAGAAAGCTATATGCCGGTATGATGATCGAGATACCTGAAGAAGGTACTTTTTTTATGGTGAAAAAAGGCGAGGCAGCGGATGAGACTGAATGA